In one window of Pseudomonas putida DNA:
- a CDS encoding alpha-2-macroglobulin family protein: MFNKGLLLACALALLSACDSSSKDAPAPAEKPAASAPAEAKPAKREDPAALAKRYADRELNVLDVSEVQLDGASTLSISFSVPLDANQDFAAKVHLVDTVKGKLDGAWELSDNQMELRLRHLEPQRKLVLTVDKGLLAVNGKTLQGESVSRLETRDMQPTVGFASRGSLLPTRLAEGLPVIALNVDKVDVEFFRVKPEMLSTFLVNWGRNSSLYYYQSKETLDMAELVYSGRFDLNPARNTRETVLLPIAGIKPLQEPGVYLAVMRASGTYDYSQPATLFTLSDIGVSAHRYRDRLDVFAQALEGGKALSDVTLELHDDKGKLLAQAKTDGKGHAELPITAKADTLIATQGVHTTLLRLNTAALDLAEFDITGPQANPLQFFIFGPRDLYRPGETVLLNGLLRDQDGKPVKAQPVTVEVRRPDEQVSRKFVWEADQNGLFQYQLQLASEAPTGRWQLLLDLGGGRKQVYEFLVEDFLPERLALELKGSKTPLSPEQTARIQVNGRYLYGAPAAGNRLSGQAYIRPLREAVPALPGYQFGSVTESELTQDLELDEVTLDQAGKATVDIESRWAEARSPLQLTVQASLQESGGRPITRRLEQPIWPADRLPGLRGLFDGEETDSDAPVQFEVLVADRDGNKLAADDLKVRLIRERRDYYWNYSQSDGWSYNYNEKFLTQSEETVSIKAGSTAKLTFPVEWGPYRVEVEDPETGLVSSERFWAGYRAQDNAEGGAVRPDQVKLALDKPSYADGATAKVTVTPPAAGSGYLMIESSDGPLWWQEIDVPAEGKTFEVELDKKWARHDLYISALVIRPGERKVNATPKRAVGVLHLPLDRAERKLAVSLQAPEKMRPKQPLTVKLKAVNADGSVPKQVHVLLSAVDVGILNITDFKTPDPFASLFGRKAYGADQLDIYGQLIEAGQGRLASLAFGGDAAMAKGGKRPNTTVTIVAQQSLPVTLDEKGEGQATVDIPDFNGELRLMAQAWTDEHFGMAEGKTVVAAPLIAELSAPRFLAGGDQTRLALDLANLSGRAQQLNVQVTTDGQLDLAGAAQQNINLAEGQRSTLMIPVQARGGLGQGKVHVRVDGLQLPGETATGFEREWTLGVRPAYPAMLKHYRVALKDQPWTLPENELAEFESAGLEASLALSSRPPLNLAEQIRALEAYPYGCLEQTTSGLYPSLYADADSLKRLGIKGEPADVRKRKIEMGIEHLLGMQRYNGSFGLWSSDSEEEYWLTAYVTDFLLRAREQGYGVPADALKKANERLLRYLQERNLIEVDYSQDAEHTRFAVQAYAALVLARSQQAPLGALRSLFERRSDARSGLPLVQLAVALDKMGDKPRSQQALQAGLSIGRGKGWLADYGSAVRDQALILALLQENNLASNQVDQRLFALSDELASNRWLSTQERNALFLAGRGLLGKPEGNWQARLDSAGEVREFNNAESGMKLEGPLLASPLSIQNQGSETLYQQLTLSGYPRQAPAASSNGMEIRREYLGMNGQALDLRNLRSGDLVLVHLALKAQSQVPDALVVDLLPAGLELENQNLAQSAASLDNASSAVKQWRESMQNASVVHQEYRDDRYVAALKLDSYGTTHLLYLARAVTPGSYRIPPPQVESMYRPNLQAVGDSQGEMVVRSR, encoded by the coding sequence ATGTTCAACAAAGGATTGTTGCTGGCCTGCGCGCTGGCCCTGCTCAGTGCCTGTGATTCCTCCTCCAAGGACGCCCCCGCGCCGGCGGAAAAGCCCGCGGCCAGCGCGCCAGCCGAAGCCAAGCCCGCCAAGCGCGAGGACCCGGCAGCGCTCGCCAAGCGCTACGCCGACCGTGAGCTCAACGTGCTGGACGTCTCGGAGGTCCAGCTCGACGGTGCCAGTACCCTGTCGATCAGCTTCTCGGTGCCGCTCGATGCCAATCAGGACTTCGCCGCCAAGGTGCACCTGGTCGATACCGTCAAGGGCAAGCTCGACGGCGCCTGGGAGTTGTCCGACAATCAGATGGAGTTGCGCCTGCGCCACCTCGAGCCGCAGCGCAAGCTGGTGCTGACCGTCGACAAGGGCCTGCTCGCGGTCAACGGCAAGACGCTTCAGGGCGAGTCGGTCAGCCGCCTGGAAACCCGCGACATGCAGCCGACCGTCGGCTTTGCCAGCCGTGGCTCTCTGTTGCCTACCCGCCTGGCCGAAGGTTTGCCGGTCATCGCCTTGAACGTCGACAAGGTCGATGTCGAGTTCTTCCGGGTCAAACCGGAAATGCTCTCGACCTTCCTGGTCAACTGGGGCCGTAACAGCAGCCTGTACTACTACCAGTCCAAGGAAACCCTGGACATGGCCGAGCTGGTCTACAGCGGCCGCTTCGACCTGAACCCTGCACGCAACACCCGCGAAACCGTGCTGCTGCCGATCGCCGGGATCAAGCCGTTGCAGGAACCGGGCGTATACCTGGCGGTGATGCGCGCCTCCGGTACCTACGACTATTCGCAACCGGCGACCCTGTTCACCCTCAGTGATATCGGCGTGTCCGCCCACCGCTACCGCGACCGCCTCGACGTGTTCGCCCAGGCCCTCGAAGGCGGCAAGGCCCTGAGTGACGTGACCCTCGAACTGCACGACGACAAGGGCAAGCTGCTGGCCCAGGCCAAGACCGATGGCAAGGGCCATGCCGAGCTGCCGATCACGGCCAAGGCCGACACCCTGATCGCCACCCAGGGCGTGCACACCACGCTGCTTCGCCTGAACACCGCCGCACTGGACCTGGCCGAGTTCGACATCACCGGCCCCCAGGCCAACCCGCTGCAGTTCTTCATCTTTGGCCCGCGCGACCTGTATCGCCCCGGCGAAACCGTGCTGCTCAACGGCTTGCTGCGCGACCAGGACGGCAAGCCGGTCAAGGCCCAGCCAGTGACGGTCGAAGTGCGTCGCCCTGATGAGCAGGTCAGCCGCAAGTTCGTCTGGGAGGCTGACCAGAACGGCCTGTTCCAGTACCAGTTGCAACTGGCCAGCGAAGCGCCCACCGGGCGTTGGCAGCTGCTGCTCGACCTGGGCGGCGGCCGCAAGCAGGTTTACGAGTTCCTCGTCGAAGATTTCCTGCCCGAGCGCCTGGCGCTGGAGCTCAAGGGCAGCAAGACACCGCTCAGCCCCGAACAAACCGCGCGCATCCAGGTCAATGGTCGCTACCTCTATGGCGCGCCTGCCGCCGGCAATCGCCTGAGTGGCCAGGCCTACATCCGCCCGCTGCGTGAAGCCGTGCCGGCGCTGCCGGGTTATCAGTTCGGCTCGGTCACCGAGAGCGAGCTGACCCAGGACCTGGAACTCGATGAAGTCACCCTCGACCAGGCCGGCAAGGCCACTGTCGATATCGAGAGCCGCTGGGCCGAGGCCCGCTCGCCGCTACAACTGACTGTGCAGGCCAGCCTGCAGGAGTCTGGCGGTCGACCGATCACCCGCCGCCTGGAGCAGCCGATCTGGCCGGCCGATCGCTTGCCGGGCTTGCGCGGCCTGTTCGATGGCGAAGAGACCGACAGCGATGCCCCGGTGCAGTTCGAGGTGCTGGTCGCCGACCGCGACGGCAACAAGCTCGCCGCCGACGACCTCAAGGTGCGGTTGATCCGTGAGCGGCGCGACTACTACTGGAACTACTCGCAGAGCGATGGCTGGAGCTACAACTACAACGAGAAATTCCTCACCCAGAGCGAAGAAACCGTCAGCATCAAGGCCGGTTCCACCGCCAAGCTGACCTTCCCGGTGGAATGGGGCCCATACCGCGTCGAGGTCGAAGACCCCGAGACTGGGCTGGTATCCAGCGAGCGCTTCTGGGCCGGCTACCGCGCCCAGGACAACGCCGAAGGCGGCGCGGTACGCCCGGACCAGGTCAAGCTGGCATTGGACAAACCGTCCTACGCCGACGGTGCTACCGCCAAGGTCACCGTCACGCCGCCTGCCGCGGGTAGCGGCTACCTGATGATCGAGTCGAGCGACGGCCCGCTGTGGTGGCAGGAAATCGACGTACCTGCCGAGGGCAAGACCTTCGAGGTCGAGCTGGACAAGAAATGGGCCCGTCACGACCTCTATATCAGCGCCCTGGTGATTCGTCCGGGCGAGCGCAAGGTCAATGCCACGCCCAAGCGCGCCGTCGGTGTGCTGCACCTGCCGCTGGACCGTGCCGAGCGCAAGCTGGCGGTCAGCCTGCAGGCGCCGGAGAAGATGCGTCCCAAGCAGCCCCTGACCGTCAAGCTCAAGGCCGTCAATGCTGATGGCAGCGTGCCGAAACAGGTGCATGTGCTGTTGTCTGCGGTGGATGTGGGCATCCTCAACATCACCGACTTCAAGACCCCCGACCCCTTCGCCAGCCTGTTCGGCCGCAAGGCCTACGGCGCCGACCAGTTGGACATCTACGGCCAACTGATCGAAGCCGGCCAGGGGCGTCTGGCGAGCCTGGCCTTTGGTGGCGACGCCGCCATGGCCAAGGGCGGCAAGCGCCCGAATACCACGGTCACCATCGTCGCCCAGCAGAGCCTGCCGGTAACGCTCGATGAGAAAGGCGAAGGCCAGGCCACGGTCGATATTCCTGACTTCAACGGCGAACTGCGCCTGATGGCGCAAGCCTGGACCGACGAGCACTTCGGCATGGCCGAAGGCAAGACGGTCGTAGCGGCACCGCTGATTGCCGAGCTGTCGGCGCCGCGCTTCCTTGCCGGTGGCGACCAGACCCGCCTGGCCCTGGACCTGGCCAACCTGTCTGGCCGCGCCCAGCAGCTCAACGTGCAGGTGACCACCGACGGGCAGCTCGACCTCGCTGGGGCTGCCCAACAGAACATCAACCTCGCCGAGGGCCAGCGCAGCACGTTGATGATCCCGGTCCAGGCCCGTGGTGGCCTGGGGCAGGGCAAGGTACACGTGCGTGTCGATGGCCTGCAGTTGCCGGGCGAGACGGCCACCGGCTTCGAGCGCGAATGGACCCTGGGTGTGCGCCCGGCGTATCCGGCCATGCTCAAGCACTACCGCGTGGCGCTGAAGGACCAGCCTTGGACCCTGCCAGAGAATGAGCTGGCCGAGTTCGAATCGGCAGGCCTTGAAGCCAGCCTGGCGCTGTCGAGTCGCCCGCCGCTGAACCTGGCCGAACAGATCCGCGCTCTGGAAGCCTACCCTTACGGATGCCTGGAGCAGACCACCAGCGGCCTGTACCCCTCGCTCTATGCCGATGCCGACAGTCTCAAGCGCCTGGGTATCAAGGGCGAACCGGCCGATGTGCGCAAGCGCAAGATCGAAATGGGCATCGAGCACCTGCTGGGCATGCAGCGCTACAACGGCAGCTTCGGCCTGTGGAGTTCGGACAGCGAGGAAGAGTACTGGCTGACCGCCTACGTCACCGACTTCCTCCTGCGTGCGCGTGAGCAAGGCTACGGCGTGCCTGCCGATGCCTTGAAGAAGGCCAACGAGCGGCTGCTGCGCTACCTGCAGGAACGCAACCTGATCGAGGTCGACTACAGCCAGGACGCCGAGCACACCCGCTTTGCCGTGCAGGCCTACGCCGCCCTGGTGCTCGCCCGCAGCCAGCAGGCGCCGCTGGGTGCGCTGCGCAGCCTGTTCGAACGCCGCAGCGACGCCCGCTCCGGCCTGCCGCTCGTGCAACTGGCGGTGGCACTGGACAAGATGGGCGACAAGCCGCGTTCGCAGCAGGCGTTGCAGGCCGGTCTTTCCATCGGCCGTGGCAAGGGTTGGCTGGCCGACTACGGCAGCGCGGTGCGTGACCAGGCACTGATCCTGGCCCTGCTGCAGGAGAACAACCTGGCCAGCAACCAGGTCGATCAGCGGCTGTTTGCGCTGTCCGACGAACTGGCCTCCAACCGCTGGCTGTCGACCCAGGAGCGCAACGCGCTGTTCCTCGCCGGTCGTGGCCTGCTGGGCAAGCCCGAAGGCAACTGGCAGGCGCGCCTGGACAGCGCCGGCGAGGTTCGCGAGTTCAACAACGCCGAATCGGGCATGAAGCTCGAAGGCCCGTTGCTGGCATCGCCGCTGAGCATCCAGAACCAGGGCAGCGAGACCCTCTACCAGCAACTGACCCTGTCCGGTTATCCGCGCCAGGCACCTGCGGCCAGCAGCAATGGCATGGAGATCCGTCGCGAATACCTGGGCATGAACGGCCAGGCCCTGGACCTGCGCAACCTGCGCAGTGGCGACCTGGTGCTGGTGCACCTGGCGCTCAAGGCCCAGAGCCAGGTGCCAGATGCGCTGGTGGTCGACCTGCTGCCGGCGGGCCTGGAGCTGGAAAACCAGAACCTGGCGCAGAGCGCGGCCAGCCTCGACAACGCCAGCAGTGCGGTCAAGCAATGGCGCGAATCGATGCAGAACGCCAGCGTGGTTCACCAGGAGTACCGCGACGACCGTTATGTGGCCGCCCTCAAGCTCGACAGCTATGGCACCACGCACCTGTTGTACCTGGCGCGTGCGGTAACGCCGGGCAGCTATCGCATTCCGCCGCCGCAGGTGGAGTCGATGTACCGGCCGAACCTGCAGGCAGTGGGGGATAGCCAGGGCGAGATGGTGGTGCGTAGCCGTTGA
- a CDS encoding translation initiation factor Sui1, producing MAKKASSFSALGGLVFSTDAGRHCPDCSKPVDACVCKQQLIPEGDGIARVRRESKGRGGKTVTTITGVPLPLEQLKDLASTLKRRCGTGGALKDGVIEIQGDHVELLLAELIKQGFKAKKSGG from the coding sequence GTGGCCAAGAAAGCTTCTTCCTTCTCCGCCCTCGGCGGTCTCGTGTTTTCCACCGACGCTGGTCGGCACTGTCCCGACTGCAGCAAGCCGGTGGACGCGTGTGTCTGCAAGCAGCAACTCATCCCCGAAGGCGATGGCATCGCCCGGGTACGTCGTGAAAGCAAAGGGCGTGGCGGCAAGACCGTCACTACCATTACCGGCGTCCCGCTGCCGCTCGAGCAGCTCAAGGATCTCGCCAGCACGCTCAAGCGTCGATGCGGTACCGGTGGCGCCCTCAAAGACGGCGTCATCGAGATCCAGGGTGATCACGTCGAGCTGTTGCTCGCCGAACTGATCAAGCAGGGCTTCAAGGCGAAGAAGTCCGGCGGCTGA
- a CDS encoding NUDIX hydrolase translates to MTINPAEVAHRAASDAELVAWVDEHDQYLGALARAELRERGLIGRCTFILLFNSQGELCVHRRTLSKALYPGYWDVAAGGMVGAHEEYAESAARELEEELGIAGVTLRFHEKFYFDQPGNRLWCAVFSAVSDAPLRLQPEEVIEARFVTVEQAEAESREKDFCPDSLAALQRYKASL, encoded by the coding sequence ATGACCATCAATCCCGCCGAGGTCGCGCACCGCGCGGCCTCCGATGCCGAGCTGGTGGCCTGGGTGGACGAGCACGACCAGTACCTGGGCGCACTGGCGCGGGCCGAGTTGCGCGAGCGTGGGCTGATCGGGCGCTGCACTTTCATTCTGCTGTTCAACAGCCAGGGCGAGCTGTGCGTGCACCGGCGCACCTTGAGCAAGGCGTTGTATCCCGGGTACTGGGATGTGGCGGCCGGTGGCATGGTCGGGGCGCACGAGGAGTACGCCGAGTCAGCGGCCCGCGAGCTGGAGGAGGAACTGGGCATCGCCGGCGTGACGTTGCGCTTTCACGAGAAGTTCTACTTCGACCAGCCGGGCAACCGGCTATGGTGCGCGGTGTTCTCGGCTGTGTCCGATGCGCCGCTGCGGTTGCAGCCTGAAGAGGTCATAGAGGCGCGCTTCGTCACTGTGGAGCAGGCAGAGGCCGAGAGCCGGGAGAAAGACTTCTGTCCGGACTCGCTGGCGGCGTTGCAGCGCTACAAGGCGAGCCTTTAG
- a CDS encoding DUF2333 family protein has protein sequence MLDWKNREAKAERPERADGRGAATRSYLGGLWSRALGTLIGLYLLVCIGLGWYWSEEPDLFPVQQNAQAAAERNGQQMVVGYTTIETLKNVAGTLLDKPGGYISNDRFPPGLWMDNMPSWEYGVLVQVRDLSRALRKDFARSQSQSTEDADLAKAEPRFNFDNKSWILPSSESEFEEGIKSLNRYQVRLAAGDQGAIFYTRADNLNNWLGDVATRLGSLSQRLSASVGRVKLNSNLKTETVQAGQAPQVDEEIVETPWLQIDNVFYEARGQAWALSHLLRAIEVDFADVLAKKNATVSVRQIIRELEASQEPLWSPMVLNGSGFGMWANHSLVMANYISRANAAVIDLRQLLSQG, from the coding sequence ATGCTGGACTGGAAAAACCGTGAGGCCAAGGCCGAGCGCCCTGAGCGCGCCGATGGCCGTGGCGCCGCCACCCGTAGCTACCTCGGCGGCCTCTGGAGCCGCGCCCTGGGCACTCTGATCGGCCTGTACCTGCTGGTGTGCATCGGCCTTGGCTGGTACTGGAGCGAAGAGCCCGACCTGTTCCCGGTGCAACAGAACGCCCAGGCTGCGGCCGAGCGTAACGGCCAGCAGATGGTGGTGGGCTATACCACCATCGAAACCCTCAAGAACGTTGCCGGCACCCTGCTCGACAAGCCGGGCGGTTACATCTCCAACGACCGCTTCCCGCCGGGTTTGTGGATGGACAACATGCCGAGCTGGGAATATGGCGTGTTGGTCCAGGTGCGCGACCTGTCGCGTGCGCTGCGCAAGGACTTCGCTCGCTCACAGTCGCAATCGACCGAAGACGCCGACCTGGCCAAGGCCGAGCCGCGCTTCAACTTCGACAACAAGAGCTGGATCCTGCCCTCCAGCGAGTCGGAGTTCGAGGAAGGTATCAAGTCGCTCAACCGCTACCAGGTGCGCCTGGCCGCTGGCGACCAGGGCGCGATCTTCTACACCCGCGCCGACAATCTGAACAACTGGCTGGGCGACGTTGCCACGCGTCTGGGCTCGTTGTCCCAGCGTCTGTCGGCGAGCGTGGGACGGGTCAAGCTCAACAGCAACCTCAAGACCGAAACCGTCCAGGCCGGCCAGGCACCGCAGGTCGACGAGGAAATCGTCGAGACGCCATGGCTGCAGATCGACAACGTCTTCTACGAAGCCCGCGGCCAGGCCTGGGCGCTGTCGCATCTGCTGCGCGCCATCGAGGTCGACTTCGCCGACGTACTGGCCAAGAAGAACGCCACCGTCAGCGTGCGTCAGATCATTCGTGAGCTGGAAGCTTCGCAGGAGCCGCTGTGGAGCCCGATGGTACTCAACGGCAGTGGCTTCGGCATGTGGGCCAACCACTCGCTGGTAATGGCCAACTACATCTCCCGGGCCAACGCCGCAGTCATCGACCTGCGTCAGTTGCTCTCGCAAGGATGA
- the speA gene encoding arginine decarboxylase, whose protein sequence is MSVRRTRKDDGSQWTVADSRSVYGIRHWGAGYFAINEAGRVEVRPNGPDSAPIDLFEQVDELRQSGLSLPLLVRFPDILQDRVRQLTGAFDANIARLEYQSQYTALYPIKVNQQEAVVENIIATQNVSIGLEAGSKPELLAVLALAPKGGTIVCNGYKDREFIRLALMGQKLGHNVFIVIEKESEVALVIEEAAELKVKPQVGLRVRLSSLASSKWADTGGEKSKFGLSAAQLLSVVSRFRDAGLDQGIRLLHFHMGSQIANLADYQHGFKEAIRYYGELRGLGLPVDHIDVGGGLGVDYDGTHSRNASSINYDMDDYAGVVVGMLKEFCDAQGLPHPHIFSESGRSLTAHHAMLVIQVTDVESHNDEVPTIENKEALPETVQWLADLLGPTDIEMVTETYWRATHYMGDVAAQYADGKISLSEKALAEQCYFAVCRRLHNSLKARQRSHRQVLDELNDKLADKYICNFSVFQSLPDTWAIGQVLPIIPLHRLDEEPMRRAVLQDLTCDSDGKINQYVDEQSIETSMPVHAVREGEDYLLGVFLVGAYQEILGDMHNLFGDTDSVNIYQNADGSVYHAGIETHDTIEDMLRYVHLSPEELMTHYRDKVASAKITARERTQFLDALRLGLTRSSYLSS, encoded by the coding sequence ATGTCCGTACGACGCACACGCAAGGACGATGGCAGCCAATGGACCGTGGCCGACAGCCGCAGTGTTTATGGTATCCGCCATTGGGGCGCTGGTTATTTCGCCATCAATGAAGCCGGGCGTGTCGAAGTACGCCCCAACGGCCCCGACAGCGCGCCGATCGATCTCTTCGAGCAGGTCGACGAGCTGCGCCAGAGTGGCCTGTCGCTGCCACTGCTGGTCCGCTTCCCGGACATCCTGCAGGACCGCGTACGCCAACTGACCGGTGCCTTCGACGCCAACATTGCGCGCCTGGAGTACCAGAGCCAGTACACGGCCCTTTATCCGATCAAGGTCAACCAGCAGGAAGCGGTGGTCGAGAACATCATCGCCACGCAAAACGTCTCGATCGGCCTCGAAGCCGGCTCCAAGCCCGAGCTGCTGGCCGTGCTGGCGCTGGCGCCCAAGGGCGGCACCATCGTTTGCAACGGTTACAAGGACCGCGAGTTCATCCGCCTGGCGCTGATGGGTCAGAAGCTCGGCCACAACGTGTTCATCGTCATCGAGAAGGAATCCGAGGTCGCTTTGGTGATCGAGGAGGCCGCCGAGCTCAAGGTCAAGCCACAGGTCGGCCTGCGCGTGCGCCTGTCGTCGCTGGCGTCGAGCAAGTGGGCCGACACCGGGGGCGAGAAATCCAAGTTCGGCCTGTCGGCTGCGCAATTGCTGTCGGTGGTCAGCCGCTTCCGTGATGCCGGGCTCGACCAGGGTATTCGCCTGCTGCACTTCCACATGGGCTCGCAGATCGCCAACCTCGCCGACTACCAGCACGGCTTCAAGGAAGCCATCCGCTATTACGGCGAGCTGCGCGGCCTGGGCCTGCCGGTCGATCACATCGACGTCGGTGGCGGGCTGGGCGTCGACTACGATGGCACCCACTCGCGCAACGCCAGCTCGATCAACTACGACATGGATGACTATGCCGGCGTGGTGGTGGGGATGCTCAAGGAGTTCTGCGACGCCCAAGGCTTGCCGCACCCGCACATCTTCTCGGAGAGCGGTCGCTCGCTGACTGCGCATCACGCCATGCTGGTGATCCAGGTCACCGACGTCGAAAGCCACAACGACGAAGTGCCGACCATCGAGAACAAGGAGGCGCTGCCCGAGACCGTGCAGTGGCTGGCCGACTTGCTCGGCCCGACCGACATCGAGATGGTCACCGAGACCTACTGGCGCGCCACCCACTACATGGGTGACGTGGCTGCGCAGTATGCCGACGGCAAGATCAGCCTCTCCGAAAAAGCCCTGGCCGAGCAATGCTACTTCGCTGTGTGCCGTCGCCTGCACAACTCGCTCAAGGCTCGCCAGCGTTCGCACCGCCAGGTGCTGGACGAGCTCAACGACAAGCTGGCCGACAAGTACATCTGCAACTTCTCGGTGTTCCAGAGCCTGCCGGACACCTGGGCCATCGGCCAGGTACTGCCGATCATCCCGCTGCACCGCCTGGACGAAGAGCCCATGCGCCGCGCGGTGCTGCAGGACCTGACCTGCGACTCCGATGGCAAGATCAACCAGTACGTCGACGAGCAGAGCATCGAAACCAGCATGCCGGTGCATGCGGTGCGCGAAGGGGAGGACTACCTGCTGGGTGTGTTCCTGGTCGGCGCCTACCAGGAGATTCTCGGCGACATGCACAACCTGTTCGGTGACACCGACTCGGTGAACATCTACCAGAACGCTGACGGTAGCGTGTACCACGCCGGCATCGAGACCCACGACACCATCGAGGACATGCTGCGCTACGTGCACCTGTCGCCGGAGGAGTTGATGACTCACTACCGCGACAAGGTCGCCAGCGCCAAGATTACCGCCCGTGAGCGGACTCAGTTCCTGGATGCGCTGCGTCTGGGCCTGACCCGTTCTTCGTACCTGTCGTCCTGA
- a CDS encoding MATE family efflux transporter, giving the protein MPSLLTDWQHRLTHRKVWALAAPMILSNISVPLVALVDSTVIGHLPHAHQLGAVAVGATLFTFMVGLMGFLRMGSTGFAAQAAGRADGAALRQVLVQGLLLALAFAVLIGLLALPFSQFALHMMQPGEALHSATEDFFHTRLLGLPAALASYALVGWFLGTQNARAPLAILLTTNLLNIVLNLWFVLGLDWGVLGSARASVIAEWSGALLGLALTRPALRAYPGRIAWAALKRWQAWRPLLAVNRDIFLRSLALQLVFLLITVQGARLGEATVAANALLLNGLLLTAYALDGLAHAVEALCGHAIGARERDTLRRSLVVACGWSLIVSLVFAGLFLLGGHLFIDLQTDIQSVRDAAYPYLPYLALLPLVAVWSYLLDGLFIGATRAREMRNAMLVSVAIALPLAFALRGFGNHGLWLAFLGFMGLRAVTLGWVGWRLQQRAAWIG; this is encoded by the coding sequence ATGCCCTCACTGCTCACCGACTGGCAGCACCGCCTCACCCACCGCAAGGTCTGGGCCCTGGCCGCGCCGATGATCCTTTCGAACATCTCGGTGCCGCTGGTGGCACTGGTCGACAGCACGGTCATCGGCCATCTGCCCCACGCCCACCAGCTCGGTGCCGTCGCCGTCGGCGCCACACTGTTCACCTTCATGGTCGGCCTGATGGGGTTCCTGCGCATGGGTTCGACCGGCTTTGCCGCCCAGGCCGCCGGTCGCGCCGACGGCGCCGCGCTGCGCCAGGTGCTGGTACAAGGGTTGCTGCTGGCGCTGGCGTTCGCCGTGCTGATCGGCCTGCTTGCCCTGCCGTTCAGCCAGTTCGCGCTGCACATGATGCAACCCGGCGAAGCATTGCACAGCGCCACCGAAGACTTCTTCCATACCCGCCTGCTCGGCCTGCCAGCGGCACTGGCCAGCTATGCCCTGGTCGGCTGGTTCCTCGGCACCCAGAACGCCCGCGCACCGCTGGCGATCCTGCTGACCACCAACCTGCTGAACATCGTCCTCAACCTGTGGTTCGTGCTCGGACTGGACTGGGGCGTACTCGGTTCGGCGCGGGCCTCGGTGATCGCCGAATGGAGCGGGGCGCTGCTGGGCCTCGCCCTGACCCGCCCGGCGCTGCGCGCCTATCCTGGGCGCATCGCCTGGGCCGCGCTGAAACGCTGGCAGGCCTGGCGCCCGCTACTGGCGGTCAACCGCGATATCTTTCTGCGCAGCCTGGCCTTGCAGCTGGTGTTCCTGCTGATCACCGTGCAGGGCGCGCGCCTGGGCGAGGCGACGGTCGCGGCCAACGCGCTGCTGCTCAATGGCCTGCTGCTGACTGCCTATGCCCTGGACGGCCTGGCGCATGCGGTCGAGGCCCTGTGCGGCCACGCCATCGGCGCACGTGAGCGCGACACCCTGCGCCGCTCGCTGGTGGTCGCCTGTGGCTGGTCGCTGATCGTCAGCCTGGTCTTTGCCGGGCTGTTTCTGCTGGGTGGGCACCTGTTCATCGATTTGCAGACCGATATCCAAAGCGTGCGTGACGCGGCCTACCCCTACCTGCCTTACCTGGCGCTGCTGCCATTGGTAGCGGTGTGGAGCTACCTGCTGGATGGCCTGTTCATCGGAGCGACGCGTGCCCGCGAAATGCGCAACGCGATGCTGGTATCGGTGGCGATCGCATTGCCGCTGGCATTCGCCCTCAGAGGATTCGGCAACCATGGACTGTGGCTGGCGTTTCTCGGATTCATGGGATTGCGCGCGGTGACGCTGGGGTGGGTGGGGTGGCGGTTGCAACAGCGGGCGGCATGGATCGGTTGA